A window from Aestuariirhabdus haliotis encodes these proteins:
- a CDS encoding TDT family transporter — protein MSTNLKKLSQQLRNFPTPVAGLALGIASIGIILDAVLIMGGVVQTLTAIIAGLLLSLLSVRFVLHPGTLLNDLKHPVVGSVAPTFAMGLMLVSNAIIQHHHEQIGHALWLAAVILHAGFLVTFVYHRLLQFEWEHMVPSWFVPPVGIVVAAVSYHGESFGLLYTIAELCLYFGLVCYAIMLPLMFYRLIFKENIQPGAQPTIAILAAPASLSIAGYLSLIENPYALVILVLFGIAVLMTFIVYIAFAQLLLLPFTPGYAAFTFPMAIGATALFKTADQLASWNVNPEVIYQVLILAKIELALATLVISYVTLRFVIHFAKPKNDILSTN, from the coding sequence ATGTCCACCAATTTAAAAAAGCTCTCACAACAGCTGCGTAACTTTCCCACCCCCGTCGCGGGTCTGGCATTGGGCATCGCCAGTATCGGCATCATACTCGACGCGGTATTGATCATGGGCGGCGTCGTTCAGACCCTCACAGCGATCATTGCCGGCCTATTGCTGAGCCTGTTAAGTGTTCGCTTTGTGTTGCATCCCGGGACACTCCTCAACGACCTCAAACATCCGGTGGTGGGCAGCGTTGCCCCCACCTTTGCCATGGGTTTGATGTTGGTCAGCAACGCGATTATTCAGCACCATCACGAGCAGATCGGCCATGCCCTGTGGCTAGCGGCGGTCATCCTGCACGCCGGTTTTCTGGTGACCTTTGTCTATCACCGTCTGTTGCAGTTTGAATGGGAACATATGGTACCGAGCTGGTTTGTACCACCGGTGGGTATAGTCGTGGCTGCGGTCTCTTACCATGGAGAGAGTTTTGGCTTGCTCTATACTATTGCCGAACTTTGCCTTTACTTTGGCCTGGTTTGTTACGCCATTATGCTGCCATTGATGTTCTACCGATTGATCTTCAAAGAAAACATTCAACCCGGCGCACAACCCACTATTGCCATTCTTGCCGCACCCGCCAGCCTTTCCATCGCCGGCTATCTGAGCCTGATAGAAAATCCTTATGCGCTGGTTATCCTGGTCTTGTTTGGCATCGCCGTACTGATGACCTTTATTGTCTACATCGCCTTCGCCCAACTGCTACTGCTGCCCTTCACTCCCGGTTATGCGGCCTTTACCTTTCCCATGGCCATAGGGGCGACGGCTCTGTTTAAAACGGCGGACCAGCTGGCATCCTGGAACGTGAACCCAGAAGTGATTTATCAGGTATTGATTCTGGCCAAAATAGAACTGGCCCTGGCCACCCTGGTGATCAGCTATGTCACCCTGCGTTTTGTGATTCATTTCGCCAAACCCAAAAACGATATTCTTTCGACAAATTAG
- a CDS encoding PhzF family phenazine biosynthesis protein yields MVSGTLKRIAAFTTIPEGGNPAGVWVGSELPPVEQMQRMAAEVGFSETAFVAPETGAQRTIRFFSPEAEVPFCGHATIATGVALAQSDMAQGQAPEAYQLTTTVGEVPVSVTTTETGDQQATLVSVEPRYESAPEPLVTATLQALGWSQDELDESIPPARAYAGAWHLVLAVNSKSRLDRLQYDFETVKSLMLKNDLTTLQLVWKESDELFHSRNPFPVGGVVEDPATGAAAAAFGGYLREAKLISIPARLTLRQGEVMGRPSRIRVDIPETGGIAVSGAAVVMSLPE; encoded by the coding sequence ATGGTATCTGGCACTCTCAAACGCATCGCGGCTTTTACGACTATTCCCGAGGGGGGCAATCCGGCAGGTGTCTGGGTGGGCAGTGAGTTACCCCCGGTAGAGCAGATGCAGCGCATGGCCGCGGAAGTCGGCTTTTCGGAAACCGCCTTTGTGGCCCCTGAGACCGGCGCGCAACGCACCATTCGTTTCTTCAGTCCGGAGGCCGAGGTGCCATTTTGCGGCCATGCCACCATTGCCACCGGGGTCGCATTGGCGCAATCGGATATGGCGCAGGGACAAGCGCCAGAAGCTTATCAACTGACCACCACTGTCGGAGAGGTGCCTGTGTCGGTGACGACTACAGAGACCGGTGACCAGCAGGCGACCCTGGTGTCCGTCGAGCCCCGCTATGAATCTGCTCCAGAACCACTGGTGACGGCGACATTGCAGGCGCTGGGTTGGTCGCAGGATGAACTGGATGAGTCGATTCCGCCAGCCCGGGCTTATGCAGGCGCCTGGCATCTGGTGCTGGCGGTGAACAGCAAATCTCGGTTGGACCGCTTGCAGTATGATTTCGAAACGGTGAAATCCCTGATGTTGAAAAATGACCTGACAACTCTGCAGCTGGTTTGGAAAGAAAGTGATGAACTGTTTCATTCCCGTAACCCTTTCCCGGTAGGCGGCGTTGTCGAAGATCCGGCTACAGGTGCAGCAGCGGCAGCATTTGGCGGCTATTTGAGAGAAGCAAAGTTGATATCAATACCTGCTCGATTAACCCTGCGCCAGGGCGAAGTGATGGGGCGACCCAGCCGGATCAGAGTCGATATCCCTGAGACAGGTGGCATTGCCGTTAGTGGTGCGGCGGTGGTGATGAGTCTGCCTGAGTAG